The following coding sequences are from one Bufo bufo chromosome 2, aBufBuf1.1, whole genome shotgun sequence window:
- the LOC120991344 gene encoding uncharacterized protein LOC120991344 yields the protein MVLSSQVHVGSRTMGSSRDSESPEAGPSNAPRGRIFTSYGMEIERAHLIKEGFSEALISTILSSRKKVTNTIYARIWKRFLSFAGLDTSIWPERISTRQVLEFLQRGLSLGLAKSTLKVQVSALSGLSGRSLAMDPWIVRFFRAVDRVAPVKGPRFPPWDLNLVLKALTTRPFEPIEDCSIKNLTLKLVMLIALISARRVSELQALSINPPFMTIREDRVILRPDPKFIPKVPSKTNRLQEIVLPVFFPEPKSEDEERWHLLDVRRCLIQYLGRSKDWRKSSSLLVLYAGARKGNAASKSTIARWIRELISLAYSCSGLSPPLSLKAHSTRAVSTSWAERSSVSIDQICRAATWASPSTFYKHYRLQLDSISDLLFGTKVLEVVTHP from the exons ATGGTTCTCTCTTCTCAG GTCCATGTCGGTAGCAGAACCATGGGTTCTTCCCGAGATTCCGAATCTCCTGAGGCAGGGCCCAGTAATGCACCCAGAGGTAGAATCTTTACATCTTACGGCATGGAGATTGAGAGGGCACACTTAATTAAGGAGGGATTCTCAGAAGCACTAATTTCTACTATTCTTAGTAGCAGGAAAAAAGTGACTAACACTATTTATGCCAGAATATGGAAGAGATTCCTATCCTTTGCAGGTCTTGACACCAGTATTTGGCCAGAGAGGATTTCCACCAGACAGGTCTTAGAATTTTTACAGAGAGGGCTATCTTTAGGATTAGCAAAAAGTACCCTGAAGGTTCAGGTTTCGGCCCTCTCAGGTTTAAGCGGTAGGAGCCTGGCCATGGATCCCTGGATAGTCAGGTTCTTCAGGGCAGTGGATAGGGTTGCACCAGTCAAGGGACCCAGATTTCCCCCCTGGGACTTGAACTTAGTTTTAAAAGCCTTGACCACTCGTCCATTTGAGCCCATTGAAGATTGCTCGATTAAAAATCTCACGTTAAAGTTGGTTATGTTGATAGCTCTTATTTCAGCACGTAGAGTTAGCGAGCTTCAGGCCCTATCTATCAATCCCCCGTTTATGACCATACGTGAGGATAGGGTGATACTAAGACCAGATCCAAAGTTCATTCCTAAAGTACCTTCTAAAACTAACAGGTTGCAGGAGATAGTTCTCCCAGTCTTTTTTCCAGAGCCAAAATCTGAGGATGAAGAAAGATGGCACTTATTAGACGTAAGAAGGTGCCTGATCCAGTACCTAGGGAGATCCAAGGACTGGAGAAAATCCTCGTCCTTGTTAGTCTTGTACGCTGGGGCTAGGAAAGGTAATGCTGCCTCCAAAAGTACCATCGCCCGGTGGATTCGGGAGCTAATTTCTTTAGCCTACTCCTGTTCTGGTCTTTCTCCTCCACTATCTTTGAAGGCTCACTCTACTAGGGCGGTGTctacctcctgggcagaaaggtctAGTGTTTCTATTGACCAAATCTGCAGGGCGGCCACGTGGGCTTCTCCCTCTACCTTCTATAAGCACTATAGACTTCAGCTTGACTCCATCTCTGACCTACTTTTTGGTACTAAAGTATTAGAGGTTGTCACCCACCCTTGA